A genomic region of Mesobacillus jeotgali contains the following coding sequences:
- a CDS encoding YugN-like family protein gives MIEIQSELEGKHFDLFKLEQMLKPLGYSIGGNWDYDHGAFDYKIDDEVGYQFLRLPFKAIDGQLDSKGCTVQFERPFLLSHKYQRGIDDHAEIGNASASFNQFQEPVDKDASFPEKYIEVGRSLVREVESALLH, from the coding sequence TTGATTGAGATACAATCTGAGCTAGAGGGCAAACATTTTGATCTTTTTAAACTGGAGCAGATGCTGAAACCGTTGGGATATTCAATCGGAGGAAACTGGGATTACGACCATGGTGCGTTTGATTATAAAATAGATGACGAAGTTGGGTACCAATTTTTGAGGCTCCCATTTAAGGCGATTGATGGGCAGCTTGATTCGAAGGGCTGTACTGTTCAATTTGAGCGCCCTTTCCTGCTTTCCCATAAATACCAGCGTGGAATCGATGACCATGCGGAGATTGGGAATGCCAGCGCATCCTTCAACCAGTTCCAGGAACCAGTCGATAAGGATGCGAGCTTTCCGGAGAAGTACATCGAAGTAGGTCGTTCGCTTGTCCGCGAAGTAGAATCTGCTTTGTTGCATTAA
- a CDS encoding sodium/glutamate symporter gives MEFNSVLLAFVFIAVLLAAGMLLRMTIPFFQKYFIPTSLIAGLIGLLMSKEALGKLGSIIPGAGFLENGVYTEKVYDVMHSIPEVTITIIFASLFLGKKIPGFKKIWKIAGPQVAYGQTVSWGQYVVGILLAIFVLKPVFDLPPMAGALIEIGFEGGPGTAAGMRGTFEALDFSEGASIALGLATVGILSGVITGIIIVNWGIRKGMAKEAKKSSELSDREQKGLYPKDEEKPAGELSTRSESIESLTVNFLFIFVAIGAGMLLLKGLLFLENTTWGPAYDIEIIKHVPLFPMALLGGVATQLLYDRFIPFKLIDKKVLARIEGFSLDVLIVASVTTLSISAISEHILPFLILAGAGIALNLAAFFFLAKRVMPDHWFERAVLEYGQSMGMTTTGLLLLQIVDPEKETPALNAFGYKQIMFEPIVGGGLFTAASMPIIAQFGPVPVLIGTGILFAGWLAIGLFYFGKKNKEGARL, from the coding sequence ATGGAATTTAACAGTGTTCTGCTTGCATTCGTTTTTATCGCAGTCTTGCTGGCTGCTGGGATGCTCCTGCGGATGACGATTCCTTTTTTCCAAAAGTATTTTATCCCTACCTCCCTTATTGCAGGTTTAATTGGATTGTTAATGAGTAAGGAAGCATTGGGAAAGCTGGGATCGATCATTCCTGGAGCCGGCTTTCTGGAAAATGGCGTATATACTGAAAAAGTGTACGATGTGATGCATTCGATTCCTGAAGTCACGATCACGATTATTTTTGCCTCGCTTTTTTTAGGTAAAAAAATACCCGGGTTCAAAAAGATATGGAAAATTGCCGGTCCTCAAGTTGCCTATGGCCAAACCGTATCATGGGGCCAGTATGTTGTCGGAATCCTTTTGGCGATTTTCGTTTTGAAGCCAGTATTCGACCTGCCTCCAATGGCAGGTGCGTTAATTGAAATCGGATTTGAAGGCGGGCCTGGAACAGCAGCCGGGATGAGAGGCACTTTTGAGGCGCTTGATTTTTCCGAAGGAGCCAGCATCGCGCTTGGACTGGCAACAGTCGGAATCCTATCTGGTGTGATCACAGGCATTATCATTGTCAATTGGGGTATCAGGAAAGGGATGGCGAAGGAAGCGAAGAAATCCTCCGAACTCTCTGACCGCGAACAAAAAGGTCTCTATCCAAAGGATGAAGAAAAACCGGCTGGAGAGTTATCAACAAGGTCGGAATCAATTGAATCGCTGACAGTCAACTTCCTCTTCATTTTTGTCGCAATCGGCGCAGGAATGCTTTTATTAAAGGGTCTGTTGTTCCTTGAAAATACCACCTGGGGTCCGGCTTACGATATAGAAATCATCAAGCATGTCCCATTATTTCCTATGGCCTTGCTTGGAGGAGTGGCAACTCAGCTTCTATATGACCGGTTCATCCCGTTTAAGCTTATTGATAAAAAGGTTCTGGCGCGGATTGAGGGGTTTTCCCTGGATGTCTTGATTGTTGCCTCGGTAACGACTTTATCTATTTCAGCGATCAGTGAGCATATCCTGCCTTTCTTGATACTTGCAGGAGCAGGGATTGCGTTGAATCTTGCTGCGTTTTTCTTCCTTGCAAAAAGGGTGATGCCCGATCACTGGTTTGAGAGAGCTGTGCTCGAATATGGACAATCCATGGGAATGACCACTACCGGTTTACTCTTGCTGCAAATAGTGGATCCAGAAAAAGAAACGCCTGCACTCAACGCGTTCGGCTATAAACAAATCATGTTTGAGCCTATAGTGGGGGGAGGCCTTTTCACTGCTGCCTCCATGCCGATCATCGCACAATTCGGCCCGGTTCCAGTTTTGATCGGGACAGGAATCCTGTTTGCTGGATGGTTGGCAATCGGTCTCTTTTACTTTGGAAAAAAGAACAAAGAGGGTGCCCGATTGTGA
- a CDS encoding potassium channel family protein, which translates to MMTNQLYMRFVKLPILLRILMIAAMMISLFGVVIHFVEPKSFPTIFDGVWWAIITASTVGFGDFYPVTTWGRITAILLLLIGTGFLSSYFIHLSAATVTKQNAYAEGKVGFRGSSHIIIIGWNERSRSVIRSLIEADETIILVDDTLGSNPIKDDNVHFIRGRANKDDTLLSAGITTARKVIITSDQNLDELQADMNTILTLLAIKGLNPDIRCIAEIQTGEQINNARRAGADELIPANALTSAVLLNSIASAEVVNPLLDLLGELNGKRLTYIEAEASLIDKNFQDASRFLLKERNVILIGRKRGDDVIVNPKNNIKIKYDDQLLAILNDD; encoded by the coding sequence ATGATGACTAATCAATTATATATGCGTTTCGTAAAACTTCCGATTTTGTTGAGGATCCTGATGATTGCCGCGATGATGATTTCTTTGTTTGGCGTAGTCATTCATTTTGTAGAACCGAAAAGCTTTCCGACTATCTTTGATGGAGTTTGGTGGGCGATCATTACGGCATCAACAGTTGGGTTCGGAGATTTCTATCCCGTTACTACGTGGGGACGAATAACAGCCATCCTGCTTCTGCTGATTGGCACAGGATTTTTATCATCCTATTTCATCCACCTATCTGCTGCGACAGTCACCAAACAAAATGCATATGCTGAAGGAAAGGTAGGCTTTAGAGGAAGTAGCCATATTATCATCATTGGTTGGAACGAGAGATCTCGCTCAGTTATCCGCTCTCTCATAGAGGCGGATGAAACCATCATATTGGTAGACGATACACTGGGGTCAAACCCCATTAAGGACGACAATGTCCATTTCATCAGAGGCCGCGCGAACAAGGATGATACCTTATTGAGTGCCGGTATCACAACAGCCAGGAAAGTAATTATTACATCAGACCAAAACCTTGATGAGCTGCAGGCCGATATGAATACAATTCTCACGCTGCTAGCGATCAAAGGCTTGAACCCGGACATCCGATGCATCGCAGAAATCCAAACAGGCGAACAGATCAATAATGCGAGGAGAGCGGGAGCTGATGAACTGATCCCTGCAAACGCTCTGACCAGTGCCGTCCTGTTAAACAGCATTGCCTCCGCGGAGGTCGTGAACCCTTTATTGGATTTGCTTGGCGAATTGAACGGAAAACGCTTGACTTATATTGAGGCTGAAGCTTCATTGATTGACAAGAATTTTCAGGATGCTAGCCGATTTTTGCTGAAGGAGCGGAATGTTATATTGATTGGACGTAAAAGAGGGGATGACGTGATCGTCAACCCCAAAAACAATATCAAAATTAAATACGATGATCAGTTACTCGCGATATTAAATGACGATTAA
- a CDS encoding spore germination protein → MLKEMLRLLNKQQKQPAPSAEKLTGEQDDLKDRKFSRNLEDNLSVIKKLYSIPDNKDVKLRELHLEGFGKNAALIFISTISDVKSIEENILKPLTENTSANKKVKDVVSIQMVHEIEIFKDAVKDVNKGNALLILDGEAKGYILDCPDFQSRAIEKPESEILIKGPKEAFNEKVVANISLLRKKIKNENLIVEVIEVSQRSHNDVYILYIRGLANEKLVDNIKERLGSLEVNALQNLSLLEEYIEERNYSLFPSVLTTERPDRAASFLEDGYIALLMDNSPDSMVLPATFWSFFHSPEDHYLRIHYGNFTRALRMVALFITLFTSAIYIAITTFHAEMIPPDLLLAIASSREKVPFPAVIEILIMEAAFELIREAGLRVPSPIGPTIGIVGALILGQAAVEANIISPIVIIVVALGGLSSFAVADLSLNFAVRLIRFAFIMSAALFGIYGMTAFFAAGIFYLVSLKSFGVPYLAPLSPSYKSSKDTIFRRLVKNEKLRPGFLKTSDLQKKSDGA, encoded by the coding sequence TTGTTAAAGGAAATGCTCAGGCTGCTCAACAAACAGCAAAAACAACCTGCTCCCTCGGCAGAAAAGCTGACAGGGGAGCAGGATGACCTGAAGGATCGGAAGTTTTCACGAAATCTTGAAGACAATTTGTCTGTGATCAAAAAGCTCTATAGCATTCCTGACAACAAGGACGTAAAATTGCGGGAATTGCATCTGGAGGGCTTCGGTAAAAATGCAGCCCTTATATTCATCAGCACAATATCAGATGTTAAGAGTATAGAAGAAAACATCCTCAAGCCTTTAACGGAAAATACCTCGGCAAATAAAAAGGTTAAGGATGTTGTTTCCATCCAGATGGTCCATGAAATTGAGATTTTCAAGGATGCTGTCAAGGATGTGAATAAAGGGAATGCCCTGCTGATATTGGATGGTGAAGCAAAAGGATATATTCTTGATTGTCCGGATTTCCAGAGCAGGGCAATTGAAAAACCCGAAAGTGAAATTTTAATCAAAGGACCGAAAGAGGCTTTCAATGAAAAAGTAGTGGCAAATATCTCACTGCTAAGAAAGAAAATAAAGAATGAGAACCTGATTGTCGAAGTGATCGAAGTATCGCAGCGCTCGCATAATGATGTGTACATTCTTTATATTCGCGGCCTTGCCAATGAGAAGCTGGTGGACAATATCAAGGAGCGATTGGGCAGTCTTGAGGTTAATGCCCTTCAGAACCTTTCGTTGCTGGAGGAATACATAGAGGAGCGGAATTACTCCCTGTTCCCGAGCGTATTGACAACGGAACGACCTGATCGGGCAGCCTCTTTCCTTGAAGATGGTTATATTGCTTTGCTTATGGATAACTCACCTGACAGCATGGTCCTGCCGGCAACATTCTGGTCATTTTTCCATAGTCCGGAAGATCACTACTTGAGAATCCATTATGGGAATTTTACTAGAGCCTTAAGAATGGTTGCACTTTTCATTACGCTTTTCACTTCGGCCATCTATATTGCAATAACTACCTTTCATGCCGAAATGATTCCACCGGACTTACTGCTGGCGATTGCCTCTTCCCGTGAGAAAGTGCCCTTCCCTGCAGTAATTGAAATTTTGATAATGGAAGCTGCTTTTGAGCTGATTCGGGAAGCGGGACTGCGTGTGCCCAGTCCGATCGGTCCGACGATCGGCATCGTAGGGGCGCTGATTCTTGGACAGGCTGCCGTTGAGGCGAATATCATTTCTCCAATTGTCATCATTGTGGTGGCACTAGGCGGTCTGAGTTCCTTTGCTGTTGCGGATTTAAGCCTAAACTTCGCTGTTAGGCTCATCCGTTTTGCTTTTATCATGAGTGCAGCATTATTTGGGATCTATGGGATGACAGCATTTTTTGCTGCTGGTATTTTTTATTTGGTGTCACTCAAATCTTTTGGTGTTCCATACTTAGCACCGCTGTCTCCAAGTTATAAATCGTCCAAGGATACTATTTTTCGGCGGCTTGTGAAAAATGAAAAACTCCGGCCTGGATTTTTGAAAACCTCTGATTTACAAAAAAAAAGCGATGGGGCATAA
- a CDS encoding class D sortase, whose translation MRKALSLLMILAGLSIFFYPAANDYYTSYSQEKMIETWEDSSQENKVAAESLRELEEVFSIETHAESSVDEVPPAEKQEAEKLLAENKKETKQKLSAGMVGVIEIDKIGVKLPLLYGVSDKNLDKGAGLLQGTPAPGMAGNSAIAAHRNRAYGSMFNRLDEVGKGDIVTVRDKNNTYQYEVYETLVVEPHETSVLNGSQDEKVLTLITCTPIDTATHRLIVKAKIKP comes from the coding sequence ATGAGAAAAGCATTGTCGTTATTAATGATTCTTGCTGGTCTATCGATCTTCTTTTATCCAGCTGCAAACGATTACTACACTTCCTACAGTCAGGAGAAAATGATTGAAACGTGGGAGGACAGCAGTCAGGAGAATAAGGTGGCTGCCGAGAGTCTGAGGGAACTTGAGGAAGTATTCAGTATCGAAACACATGCAGAGAGCAGTGTGGATGAAGTTCCGCCAGCTGAAAAACAAGAGGCTGAAAAGCTGCTGGCCGAAAATAAAAAGGAGACAAAACAGAAACTGTCCGCCGGCATGGTCGGCGTAATTGAAATAGACAAGATTGGCGTTAAGCTGCCCCTGCTATATGGTGTATCGGATAAAAACCTGGATAAGGGTGCTGGACTCCTGCAGGGTACACCGGCTCCTGGAATGGCAGGGAACAGCGCAATTGCCGCCCACCGGAACAGAGCGTATGGAAGCATGTTCAACCGGCTTGATGAAGTTGGCAAAGGGGATATCGTGACGGTAAGAGATAAAAACAACACTTACCAATACGAAGTATATGAAACTTTAGTGGTGGAGCCTCATGAAACTTCTGTACTAAATGGCAGCCAGGATGAAAAGGTACTTACCCTTATTACATGCACACCAATTGATACGGCAACACACCGGTTGATTGTCAAAGCGAAAATCAAACCGTAA
- a CDS encoding GerAB/ArcD/ProY family transporter encodes MKQNEGKIGIKEYVAIISLAIGTKLSDDTPTIIFENARNAGWIVVLLMGLMAFIPVILLIKVFSAHKGKDLHEVIIHIFGRFFGTIISILLLVAGVASIIADTGIYVDIIGTMYFTKTPPSIIYVMLMLVCAYGAKRGIEQIGTVAWVLLPYLKITLFIAILVSLNAGHFDYIFPILGEGSMEILKASAKNVSIFSDLFFIGLIAPLVTSFKDFKKGTLLGLVLVTLEISLAMVTFVMIFDYTTAEMLSYPFHETIRYIQIGFLQNVETLFFPFWLVATFIRFSFYLYISAVLLAGILKINEFEYLIPLITTLIILIGIAPDSPSIVLFNMRQNLLMLISPVFLFLPPLMWLIAKIRGDFKNGTVQETN; translated from the coding sequence ATGAAACAAAACGAGGGGAAAATTGGGATAAAAGAATATGTTGCAATCATTTCCTTAGCAATTGGCACCAAGCTTAGTGACGATACTCCCACAATTATATTTGAAAATGCAAGAAACGCCGGATGGATAGTCGTATTGCTGATGGGATTGATGGCGTTTATTCCGGTTATTCTGTTGATTAAAGTTTTTTCAGCTCATAAAGGCAAGGATTTGCATGAGGTCATCATCCATATATTTGGAAGATTTTTCGGGACAATCATATCAATTCTTCTCCTGGTGGCAGGAGTTGCTTCCATTATCGCTGATACAGGAATATACGTTGATATAATCGGAACCATGTACTTTACCAAAACTCCTCCTAGTATCATTTATGTCATGTTGATGCTGGTCTGCGCCTATGGAGCCAAGAGGGGAATTGAGCAGATTGGAACTGTGGCTTGGGTTTTGCTGCCATATTTAAAGATCACTTTGTTCATAGCGATACTAGTCAGTCTTAATGCTGGCCACTTTGATTATATTTTTCCGATTTTGGGCGAAGGCAGTATGGAGATTCTTAAGGCCTCTGCCAAAAATGTATCAATCTTTTCGGATTTATTTTTTATTGGGTTGATTGCTCCGCTGGTAACATCTTTCAAGGATTTTAAAAAAGGCACGCTGTTGGGTTTGGTTTTGGTCACACTGGAAATCAGTCTGGCAATGGTCACATTTGTGATGATTTTTGATTACACAACGGCCGAGATGCTAAGTTACCCTTTCCATGAAACAATCAGGTATATCCAGATTGGCTTCCTGCAAAATGTAGAAACCTTATTCTTCCCATTTTGGCTGGTGGCTACTTTTATAAGGTTTTCTTTTTATTTGTATATCAGTGCGGTACTTCTGGCAGGAATCCTGAAAATTAATGAATTTGAATATCTGATACCGTTAATAACGACACTGATCATTTTAATTGGTATTGCACCAGACAGCCCATCAATCGTACTTTTTAATATGAGGCAAAACCTATTGATGCTGATCAGTCCGGTATTTTTATTCCTGCCGCCGCTAATGTGGCTAATCGCGAAGATACGGGGAGATTTTAAAAATGGGACAGTTCAAGAAACTAACTAA
- a CDS encoding DedA family protein, with translation MQEFIMAVLDWLSGLGYIGIAIGLMLEVIPSEIVLGYGGYMISEGTIGFTGAVVAGTIGGTIAQLFLYWLGYFGGRPMLEKYGKYLLINKHHLEVSEKWFNQYGSGVIFSARFIPVVRHAISIPAGIAGMSAIKFTLYTIAAMIPWTVFFLYLGIVLGENWSEIKDIAKPFIIPISIIAFGGGAIYILAARKQKNI, from the coding sequence ATGCAAGAATTTATCATGGCTGTTTTGGACTGGCTGTCGGGCCTTGGTTATATTGGAATTGCTATTGGATTGATGCTTGAGGTCATCCCGAGTGAAATTGTCCTTGGCTATGGCGGGTATATGATTTCAGAGGGGACCATCGGTTTTACCGGTGCGGTTGTTGCTGGGACGATCGGCGGGACAATTGCGCAGCTGTTCCTCTATTGGCTTGGCTATTTTGGCGGCCGACCGATGCTGGAGAAATACGGGAAGTACTTATTGATCAACAAGCACCATCTGGAAGTATCGGAAAAATGGTTCAACCAATATGGTTCAGGGGTCATTTTCTCGGCAAGGTTCATTCCAGTGGTCAGGCATGCAATTTCGATACCTGCGGGAATTGCGGGCATGTCAGCCATTAAGTTCACGCTATATACCATCGCCGCAATGATTCCCTGGACAGTGTTTTTCCTTTATCTAGGCATCGTGCTCGGAGAAAATTGGTCAGAAATCAAGGACATTGCCAAGCCGTTCATCATCCCAATCAGCATCATTGCGTTTGGGGGAGGTGCAATCTACATACTGGCAGCACGAAAACAAAAGAACATATAA
- a CDS encoding iron-containing alcohol dehydrogenase, with protein sequence MDNFTFYNPTKLIFGKGQLEEIKNEVPQYGKKVLLVYGGGSIKRNGLYDSVINYLKEIGAEVFELSGVEPNPRLSTVHKGVKICKEEGIEFLLAVGGGSVIDCTKAIAAGAKYDGDAWDLVTKKAFASEALPFGTVLTLAATGSEMNAGSVITNWETNEKYGWGSPVTFPKFSILDPVNTFTVPKDQTIYGIVDMMSHVFEHYFHLTENTEFQDRMAESLLLTVMETAPKLLEDLENYEYRATILYSGTMALNGILNMGYRGDWATHNIEHAVSAVYDIPHGGGLAILFPNWMKHNLKVKPERFKKMAVRVFGVNPEGKTDEEAGLEGIEKLREFWNSIGAPSRLADYDIDDSKLEVMTDKAMVNGEFGNFSKLKRNDVLEIYRMSL encoded by the coding sequence ATGGATAACTTTACATTTTATAATCCAACTAAACTTATTTTTGGAAAAGGTCAGCTTGAGGAAATAAAGAATGAAGTCCCTCAGTATGGCAAGAAGGTTCTGCTTGTGTATGGAGGCGGCAGCATTAAGCGAAATGGGCTTTATGATTCCGTCATAAATTATTTAAAAGAAATCGGAGCTGAGGTATTCGAACTTTCGGGCGTTGAACCGAACCCTCGTCTGTCAACTGTTCATAAAGGTGTGAAAATCTGTAAGGAGGAAGGCATTGAATTCCTGCTCGCAGTCGGCGGAGGCAGTGTAATTGACTGCACGAAAGCTATCGCAGCAGGAGCAAAATACGATGGCGATGCATGGGATCTTGTCACTAAGAAGGCTTTTGCATCAGAAGCACTTCCATTTGGTACTGTATTGACATTGGCCGCTACAGGCTCTGAGATGAATGCTGGTTCCGTCATCACCAATTGGGAAACGAATGAAAAATATGGCTGGGGCAGCCCGGTGACGTTCCCTAAATTCTCAATTTTGGACCCTGTAAATACATTTACAGTTCCTAAGGACCAAACGATATACGGCATTGTTGACATGATGTCCCACGTATTCGAGCATTATTTCCATCTGACAGAGAACACTGAATTCCAGGACCGCATGGCTGAATCCTTGCTTTTGACTGTGATGGAAACAGCTCCAAAACTGCTTGAGGATCTAGAGAACTACGAGTATCGTGCAACGATTCTTTACTCAGGAACGATGGCATTGAACGGGATCCTTAACATGGGTTACCGTGGCGATTGGGCTACTCATAATATCGAGCACGCAGTATCGGCAGTGTATGATATCCCTCACGGAGGCGGGCTGGCCATCCTGTTCCCGAACTGGATGAAGCATAACCTTAAGGTGAAACCGGAACGCTTCAAGAAAATGGCTGTCAGAGTTTTCGGCGTAAATCCAGAAGGCAAGACAGACGAAGAAGCAGGTCTGGAAGGTATCGAAAAGCTGCGTGAATTCTGGAACAGCATCGGTGCACCATCACGACTTGCTGATTATGACATCGATGACAGCAAGCTGGAGGTAATGACAGATAAAGCGATGGTCAATGGAGAGTTTGGCAATTTTTCAAAACTGAAACGTAATGATGTACTTGAAATCTATCGTATGTCTTTATAA
- a CDS encoding LPXTG cell wall anchor domain-containing protein — protein sequence MKIKKRLSILVAFMLLFMITFPVTGAFAAENSEQKTNSQQESTVKQKSSKVTVKTTDQNEESNGDAKAASTENETNTEEDSETETTADQTESNSEQETTNEPEAAENSDNQEDVAEEENNTSGENNTQDETNTEENDAPEGDNASEGENAPEGENASEEDKDAEENNAAEESGNESTPADGTVPGDENKSTQIHLHIDKCVNPLETAFVQVNDQWEEMTNPGSSPLYKSFDDGEFIKDDVTAFKLIFTTGEELVIPVSEVRVGVEAEGSVNYWLDICELPVEEPSEPGDSEDTDETVNILSMIRILIDDTPRPIEKVTLVMMSGKRIDLERINELFSLTLTEEIQLELIRGLEITSNGETKLILLSQIESLEIVESVLTLQLNWDMEGEMVEEDAEEAESDEDTDTTAQGNNSGSGNTSDGTTTKQVWNGEVLPQTGESSRTMFYVLGFLIAAGGVMLRFRNPLRN from the coding sequence TTGAAAATTAAAAAGCGCTTATCCATCTTAGTTGCTTTCATGTTATTGTTTATGATTACTTTCCCGGTTACAGGTGCGTTTGCTGCGGAAAATAGTGAGCAAAAAACAAACTCTCAGCAAGAAAGTACTGTTAAACAAAAAAGCAGCAAAGTAACTGTAAAGACTACGGATCAAAATGAGGAGTCTAATGGTGATGCAAAAGCGGCATCTACGGAAAATGAAACAAATACTGAGGAAGATTCAGAAACTGAAACAACAGCTGACCAAACGGAAAGCAACTCTGAACAAGAAACAACAAATGAACCTGAAGCAGCTGAGAATAGTGACAATCAGGAAGACGTTGCTGAAGAAGAAAATAATACTTCAGGGGAAAATAATACTCAAGATGAAACTAATACAGAAGAAAATGATGCACCAGAAGGAGATAATGCTTCAGAAGGAGAGAATGCACCAGAAGGAGAGAATGCATCAGAAGAAGATAAAGATGCAGAAGAAAATAATGCTGCTGAAGAAAGCGGAAATGAGTCGACACCAGCTGATGGTACTGTACCAGGAGATGAAAATAAAAGCACGCAGATTCACCTGCACATCGACAAATGTGTCAATCCTCTTGAAACAGCCTTTGTTCAGGTTAATGATCAGTGGGAGGAAATGACGAATCCGGGTTCATCCCCTTTATATAAATCTTTTGATGATGGTGAATTCATAAAAGATGATGTTACGGCTTTCAAACTGATTTTTACAACAGGTGAAGAGCTTGTCATCCCAGTCAGTGAAGTAAGAGTAGGAGTGGAAGCAGAAGGCTCGGTTAATTATTGGCTGGATATTTGTGAACTTCCTGTAGAAGAACCATCTGAACCGGGTGATTCAGAGGATACTGATGAAACTGTGAACATACTATCAATGATTAGAATCTTGATAGACGACACTCCACGTCCAATTGAAAAAGTAACATTGGTAATGATGAGCGGCAAGAGAATTGATCTTGAAAGAATCAATGAACTATTTAGCCTCACTCTGACGGAAGAAATACAACTTGAATTGATTCGTGGCCTTGAGATTACCAGCAACGGTGAAACAAAATTAATTCTGCTTTCGCAAATCGAGTCCCTGGAAATTGTCGAAAGTGTGCTGACACTACAATTAAACTGGGATATGGAAGGTGAAATGGTAGAGGAAGACGCAGAAGAGGCGGAATCAGACGAGGATACTGATACGACAGCGCAAGGAAATAATTCAGGATCCGGAAATACATCTGATGGCACAACAACTAAACAGGTATGGAACGGTGAGGTCCTTCCTCAAACCGGTGAAAGCAGCAGGACAATGTTCTATGTACTTGGCTTCTTGATTGCAGCAGGAGGAGTCATGCTAAGATTCAGGAATCCATTGAGGAATTAA
- a CDS encoding glucose-6-phosphate isomerase, translating to MTHVRFDYSKALSFFGEHEVTYLRDFVKVAHHSLHEKTGAGSDFLGWIDLPVDYDKEEFARIQKSAEKIKSDSDVLLVVGIGGSYLGARAALEFLQHSFYNALSKEKRKTPQIIFIGNNISSSYMTDVMDLLEGKDFSINVISKSGTTTEPAIAFRIFRKLLEEKYGVEEARKRIYATTDKARGALKTLADEEGYESFVIPDDVGGRYSVLTAVGLLPIAVSGSNIEAMMKGAAQAREDFGKSELEENPAYQYAAVRNALYNKGKTIEMLINYEPSLQYFSEWWKQLFGESEGKDQKGIYPSSANFSTDLHSLGQYVQEGRRDLFETIIKVEKPRHEMTIEEAASDLDGLNYLAGKTVDFVNNKAFEGTMLAHTDGGVPNLVLTIPQLDEYTFGYLVYFFEKACAMSGYLLGVNPFDQPGVEAYKVNMFALLGKPGFEEKKAELEKRLK from the coding sequence ATGACACATGTTCGTTTTGATTACTCAAAGGCGCTAAGCTTTTTTGGTGAACACGAAGTTACATACTTAAGAGATTTTGTTAAAGTAGCCCATCATTCATTACATGAAAAGACTGGTGCAGGCAGCGACTTTCTAGGCTGGATCGATCTGCCTGTAGACTATGATAAAGAAGAATTCGCACGCATCCAGAAATCTGCGGAAAAGATTAAGAGTGATTCTGATGTCCTGCTTGTTGTAGGGATTGGCGGCTCTTATCTTGGTGCACGTGCTGCGCTTGAATTTTTACAGCACAGCTTCTATAACGCTCTTTCAAAAGAAAAGCGCAAGACACCGCAAATCATCTTTATCGGCAATAACATCAGTTCATCTTATATGACAGACGTTATGGACCTTTTAGAAGGAAAAGATTTCTCGATCAATGTTATCTCAAAATCTGGAACAACGACGGAGCCTGCAATCGCATTCCGTATTTTCCGCAAGCTTCTTGAAGAGAAGTATGGAGTGGAAGAAGCCCGCAAGCGCATTTATGCAACAACGGATAAAGCACGCGGTGCATTAAAAACTCTTGCTGACGAAGAAGGCTATGAATCATTCGTGATTCCTGATGATGTTGGCGGACGTTACTCTGTATTGACGGCTGTAGGTTTGCTGCCAATCGCTGTCAGTGGTTCAAATATCGAAGCCATGATGAAAGGTGCAGCACAGGCAAGAGAGGATTTCGGAAAGTCAGAGCTTGAAGAAAATCCTGCCTACCAGTACGCTGCAGTACGTAACGCGCTTTACAACAAAGGCAAAACAATTGAAATGCTGATCAACTATGAGCCATCCCTTCAGTACTTCTCTGAGTGGTGGAAGCAGCTATTCGGCGAAAGTGAAGGAAAAGATCAGAAGGGAATTTATCCTTCTTCAGCGAACTTCTCTACTGACCTTCACTCACTTGGACAGTATGTGCAGGAAGGCCGCCGTGACTTGTTTGAAACAATCATCAAGGTCGAGAAACCTCGCCATGAAATGACAATTGAAGAAGCTGCAAGCGACCTTGACGGCTTGAACTATCTTGCTGGCAAGACAGTTGACTTCGTAAACAACAAAGCATTCGAAGGAACAATGCTTGCGCATACTGATGGCGGCGTACCGAACCTGGTACTGACGATTCCACAGCTTGATGAGTATACATTCGGTTACCTGGTATACTTCTTCGAAAAAGCCTGCGCAATGAGCGGCTACCTGCTAGGTGTGAATCCATTCGACCAGCCAGGTGTTGAAGCATACAAAGTGAACATGTTCGCATTGCTCGGCAAACCAGGATTCGAAGAAAAGAAAGCTGAATTGGAAAAGCGCCTTAAATAA